DNA sequence from the Cytophagia bacterium CHB2 genome:
GCCAGCCAGATGTATATGGATCTCATGGGTTATCTCTCACAATATGCGCCGGCGGCAGATTATGCCTTTGAACTCAGCAACATCGTGCAGCAGATCTCACCGCCAAACGAGCAAGCGGTATCCAACGCCGCGGAACAATTCGTTGATGACGGTTTTAAGAATTTCGTCGATATCAATGACGGCGTGAATGCGCGCGAGGTGACGCCGCTCGAAAGCAACTCAGATACAGATTTTTTTGTAGATGAGAAGGAAGTTTCTGGCTTTAAAGATGATCTGGATGAACGTTTTGTTTCGTCCGAGCCAAACGCAACGACGGCGCCGACTGCGGATTTTTCGAATGACGATTTTCAGTGGAATCGTTTTTCGGCCAAGCGAGATTTGCCGGAAGAACTTGAGTTGACGCCCGAACCGGAAGAACCGAGCCGTTCGGGCAGAGCCGCAAGCGCGCCGCAAGATGTCGCTTTCTACAAGGTCATCGGCGAAGAGGAAGAGGAAGAAGAAGTTCGCACAATCATTGACGTGATTCGCCTCTCGGCGCGCTCACACAAAAAAACGATTTTCATGGCGGCCGGAGGCATACTCGCAGCATTCATATTGTTCACGGTGATTGACACATTCACACGCATGACTTCCTGGGGCGCGTCGATTTATGATTTTCTCTTTCCGCCGGCCATCCGGTTGGTGTCTTTTCCTCCGAACGCGCAGGTCTATCTCGATGATCGGTTGCTGCCCAAGACGACGCCGCTCGCGATTGAAAAAATCTCGCCGGGCGTGCATAAACTGATGCTGACCTTGCCGCGCTTCGAGCCGATCGTAAGATCGATTCAAGTGGCGCCCCAAGGCGGCGCCTCGGTTGTCGGGGAATCGTCGCGCGATCAAAACCAACCTTATGTCTTTCGCTTCAAGACGATTTTGGAAATTTCCTCGAAACCCGAAGGCGCGGAAGTTTATTTGAACAACGTGAAGTATACGCAAACTACGCCCTGCCGCGTGGTTTGGGAGGTCGGCGATCCGCTCGAGGTTGAAATGCGCATCGAAGGCTTGACCACGCTGCGCGGGTTTACGTTGAATACTATTGAAGGCGCAGAAACGATTGCCGACCGGCGGCTTTGGCGCTTTCAGCGCATTGAAGAAAACCGCGAACATTTTGCATTGGAAGGCATTTTTGCCAA
Encoded proteins:
- a CDS encoding PEGA domain-containing protein; the protein is MEVAKVLDDKYEMFHEIKRGGFGVIYYGRDRLFDKPVAIKAISPNLIGEAKYIDIFQAESLAIARLNHRNIVRIYDIKRGDGGQFYIIMEFVDGVDLGKLIRISRKERGIVPPHLGAYIIAETCAGLDYAHTRRDPDTHQPLHIVHQDISPGNIMLNRLGEIKIIDFGLASTRQHQQKDFDHKNEVLVQGKLTYLAPEQVNGGQGFDQRVDLFALGLVFYEVLTGQRFFKEQAPEAMIRHLRDGVWDLGLLDEIGTPEPLTKIIEKAVQRDPNRRYQSASQMYMDLMGYLSQYAPAADYAFELSNIVQQISPPNEQAVSNAAEQFVDDGFKNFVDINDGVNAREVTPLESNSDTDFFVDEKEVSGFKDDLDERFVSSEPNATTAPTADFSNDDFQWNRFSAKRDLPEELELTPEPEEPSRSGRAASAPQDVAFYKVIGEEEEEEEVRTIIDVIRLSARSHKKTIFMAAGGILAAFILFTVIDTFTRMTSWGASIYDFLFPPAIRLVSFPPNAQVYLDDRLLPKTTPLAIEKISPGVHKLMLTLPRFEPIVRSIQVAPQGGASVVGESSRDQNQPYVFRFKTILEISSKPEGAEVYLNNVKYTQTTPCRVVWEVGDPLEVEMRIEGLTTLRGFTLNTIEGAETIADRRLWRFQRIEENREHFALEGIFA